The genomic region GTGGTGGCTCAAGTGATGGAACTTTCATTGGTTGGAAAACCGAAGGCAGGCTATCAAAAGAAGGGCAATATCCAGCATTGCTGCACTCTGTGCAGTTCATGCTAGCCCATGCATTAATGAACATAACCAGGTTGTATGCATCGGTGACTTTGTGTGAAGCGCTAACACCAATAACAAGCGAACCACAATCAAAGACGTTGGCTTGGACAATAACCAACACGTTTGTGACTAGATCTGGTGCACCAATTAGTTGTCCAGCATGATCAATCTTTGGACCGTAGCTGAGAAAATCATCTAGTCTTACTCCAAATACTTCACCCCTTGATTGCTACAATCAACTTCGAGCTCGTCTTGTTTGATTCTGCCAGCTAGTGGGTAACATAAATTTAGCACATTGGACAACGAGTTGACCAGTTGCCTGCTTTTATCAGAAACATCGACCTCGCCACTGGTCTTGTAGTACAAGATCAGCAAGTTAATCGAGCGCTGATAGCTTGAAGTCGCGTCGATTCTATGGGGTTGGGTTTGATGGTTTTATGAACGTAGTGGATTGAATCTTAATCTCCATGAtgtctgcagcttgtttgttttccgGAAGCACTTCTCACCAAAAAGGTCTTCCCCACCTCTTCCCCAAGCAGACATGTCCCAACCTCTTCCAACCTCTTCCAACTTCTTCTCTCTGCCAAAACAGACCTGCATCACTTCATCCACCGCccacccctgctccgccaccacctccacccccGACACCACCTCatctgccaccacctccacccccGACACCACCTCATCTGCCACccacccctgctccgccaccacaCCAGATCTTTCCCTCTTCTCCCTCATCTTGTGTAAACCTAATCAGACCTAACCAGCCGCACCCCCTTGCTTCTCCTCCTTTCTCTCTCTGTTCGGTGACCAGAGCCGGTTGCCGACTCCCCTTCTTCTCCGGCGAGCCCCCCTCTTCGTTTGGCAGCGGCGACAAGTACGAGGTGGAAGTGAGAAgtgagatggtggtggtgagtgttaggtggtggtggtggtggttgcgacggtggtggtggtgttggtgggtttccggtgacggtggtggtgttggtgggtTTCCGGTTACGGTGACGGTGGTGGCAGTGGGTGTTCGGTGGAGGAGGTGGAagtgagatggtggtggtggtggtggctgcgACGGGGTGGTGGCTGCGacggggtggtggtggtgactgaagtggtggtggttggttgtggtggtggaggtggacggtggttgtggtggtagaGGGAGGCAGGGAGAGAGagatcagagagagagagagagatgttctgtgtgtgtttagtgtgtgaagatgtttttatatataaaaaaaacaaaccctcttctccttacAGACTGCAGATATTTGATCCACCTCTTCttctgcagatgcctgcagatgtggtccgcagactgcagaccttttccaGCAAAAAAAAAACGATCAATacctatatatatctatatatatatgtagaaaCTAGCAGGGAAAACCCTCACGACTCAGCCAGCTTACCTAACTTATTTGACTTCACTTCTCAACCCACCTACGCTTCCATCATACAACTAGGaaataaaataaaacacacaTTACATCAACCCTAAAGCCTCTATTTGTATTGACAAATTACTTtgattatttattaaatattaaattaaacTAATGAACAAACGTCACATTTATCTATACTTTAATGGTTGTATGAACTGAGTGGATTGAATCTTAATCTCCATGATGTAAGGTGGTTATAATACTTTGAAGGAGTTCTGAGAGAAAGTTATAGTACCAGCTTTTTTTGATCTCATCTGATCCTCCAGGTTACCTACTATTTGACTTGATTGACTTAATCAACCCACCATACCCCTTAGAAAAAAATTTTAGTTTATAAGTTCTGCTAGCTTGTTAACCTGTTTAGTGTTTACAACATGTCAATCCCTTTAAGTTTATAACATCAACCCGTTTTGACTTGCCAACCCATTTGACCGTGTTCTGGACTTCAGGCTACACGGTATTAAGTGTGTGGGCTAGGGTTGATGTCTTTGACATGAAAAGGTACTTGGGTGTGAGTAATCTCTTAATGGTTTGAAACTTTACTCGAATAGAGATGAAATATACATACAACGGTTTGTTATAGCATTCACATCCAACACCACATTTTTACACTATATTACACTAAAAATCACtatcttttctttcttcttttcaattaaataatattttttaatacATTTATCATCACATTTTATTTCTGGTCCACTCATAACCACTttgaaaatatattaaaaaaattataaagggTGAATAGTGTCCCCTCAAATTTACAGATGAAAAATAACATTATCTTTCCTCTCTACTCACAACCATTTACAAGTTACAATCACCTACGACAACTTTTCATAAAGTAAAAACCTCCCTTCACATAATACGAGGGAAGGGATTTGAATGTTCTTAAAGCACTTATTTAGGAGGTGAAATCTAAAATGTCATGATCGCGTTCGAACACATACATTTCTTTCTGGTTCAAACTAACCCATGCTTCAATTCCATCACCATCTTTGTCATCCATTAAACTCACCATCTCAAGTGCACTTCCAGCTTCAGTTACCCAGCAAGGCTTACCCCAACCAAAATCAACCTCGTAAATCGGAAACCGACACCAACTTGTAAAAATGCAAAACTTGTTTTGCTTCAGTTCTTCATCAACCAAAGCATAACCTGCCTTTGCATGTCTGCATAGCTCCTCACCACTTGCTTTTTGAACCCACTTGATAACATTTCTTGTTGTGTCTTCTATCAAAGCCACAAGATCACCAAACTCAGGTTCAGTTTCGTTTTGCAAAAACCGAATTGGATAAGGAGCCCATACGTTCCCAAACGTGCTTTTCGATACTGGTGAGCTTGCCTTACCTCTCAAATTCATTGCAACCGTCAACAAACAATCCCTGAAACTCCCACTTTTGACTCGATCCATGGCTATCAGAGCCTTCCATAATAACGAAGCCACCAATGTCACCCGAGTGTGTTCTCCTTTTGCTGAACCAGCTTTTGCTCTTAGCTTTGATATTGAAGTCCCATTAAACAGAAACCTCTTTGTGACGACAATAGCTTCTTGGTCAACCGGATCGGATGAGTGCCCAGGTGATGAATTTGTCACCGGTGGGAACAGATGATCTAGTTTATCATAAGTAGGTGCAAAGGCACCATCGCCGCCACATGCGTGGTTCATTCTCGCCCACTGGTTAATAAACCTGACTAGATTGCATCCGTCAGTGAGTTTATGTGAAGCAATCACACCAATAGCAAGTGCACCACAAACAAAGACGTTGACTTGTACCGTAACCAACCAAGTTGTGTCTTGATCCCTTGCAGCTATGAGTTGTCTCATGTGGTCAATCCTGGGACCTTGTTTGAGAAAATCATCCAGGCTTGTGCTCACACGAGTCACCAAATACTTGACCCCTTGATCATTACAATCTACTTCCAGACCATCTTCTGTGACTCTGCCAGCTAGTGGGTAGTACAAATTTAGGACCTCTGATAAAGAGTTGGCCAACTGACCACATCTAGCTGAGTTTTCAACTTCACCACTGGTGCTATAGTAGAAGATCGGATTTATGTATGAACATGGAGCTAGTTGATCCAGCAATGATAGCTTGAAGTGGCGTAGATTTTCCGGGGTTGGTTTTGATGGTTTTATGAACTGAATGGATTGAATCTTAATCTCCATGGTTCAATGAGGAAGTGATAGATAGATGTTTGTTTTGTAGAGTTAAAGGAGCAGCCATATGTAAGAAATTATATCCACACATCCCCATTCTTATCCATATTAGGTATATACATCAATCTTAATCTATTGAATATATACATGATAGGGAATTTCAGCAAATAGTCTTTTCTGAATTATGTATGGATATCACTTTTCAATGGTAGTATTTAACCCTCTAACACTTGTTCTGACTAACAAAGTTGTTTTGCTGACTAAGTAAAACCTCTTAGTGGCCCTTGACTAAGTCAAAACTTCAATCTTGATTCTTAGCGATATTTCTAAGGTTCTTATTTCAGAAAACTTTATACAGAATGCACTTGTCTCCTAGGTTGTGTCATACATTGACATGAATTCCCTTAGTCTTGATTTGCAAATCCAGTTACATTAAAATATATGTTGACGATACTAAAATTACCAACGTTGTACAATAAATATACAATTTTGCTAATAGAAATGACAAATTCAATATAAATAAGTTTGTCATCTACTTTTTGTGTTCCAGTTTATTGATGACAGGTCTAGTATATCCAGCAAGGTCAAGTCTTGCTTTAGATCACCAACCTGCAAGGAAAGAAGTTTGTTAGCTGTTAGTGAATTTTGTATGTTCGTTACTGTGTGAATAGGCCAGATAGAGTGTGTGTTGAATAGCGTATAGTGTTGAGTGTGAATAGGAGCGCAAGACTAATACGAACGCAAGAATCTTGCATAGCGCATTAGTAGTACGCGCGTAAGAGTCATGTGCATAGGGTCCTACGCCTATATATAGGCTAGTGATGCGCATGAGCTCATAAGTTTGATAGATTTGGAATTGAGAGGAGATCGAACTGCATATTCTCTCCCAGTGCTTAATGATGTTTACTCTTTCGGTATAAATGGAAGCTAATAAAATTTGTGTTGACTAGCCGTTATGCTACCGAAATTTCTATTGAAGTAGTTTATTTCTATCCAAACTTCCGTCTAATCCTACACCAGATCCaaatagtggtatcagagctataatACCGATTCAATCGATCTAATCTTTGATTGAATCACCTACGCTCTTGATTAGTATGTTTTAGACATTAAAATCAAAAGTGGAGATCAATTCATGATTGAAGATATATTCTTAATTGGAATTGATTTTTGCACTTGTCTATGGTGGTTTCATCATCAAATTCAAAGAAATGAAGATTTTGAATCGAAAAATTGGAATCAGCGTGTTGGAGCGGAAGAGTCGTACGCTTGCACCACCTGAAGCGCATGAGTGGTACGCATGCACGACGTCAAACGCAAGAGTCGTACGCGGCGCACGAGTGATACACTGAGAAAGTGATAGagagtaaaaaaaaatgaaaaaaattggtAAGAAAAGTGTCCAgaaaatttagaaaatttggtGAAAGAATTTTTTTCGAAATTTTAACGTCCAATACGGCTTGTTCGGGGACACAATAGAGTTATCAAAGAGAGTGTTAAGATGATGAAATCACAAAGTTTTAATGATAGCAGGGTAGCCACGGAGATGAGAGAGAACGAAGTGACTattattgtgacaactcgtaatttgaacctactttgtgtaacgtaacgtgctcacgtgaactatgttgattgaatgttatgtttatgtgatatgtgtttttATTGTATGTTACGAATTAAATGCTTGTATATATGTGGTAATCGCATAAGACTCATTGACCGTACAACCTaatcgatcgcacaagcccactcGGATTACACTTCTTGCATCCGAACCTAGGGCAGcccaagttgggttcggcccacttcatTATATGCGTATACACACAACCTTAGGAGGTTGTTTCTCATTTGGTTACACAAAAACACAAGTtacaaaaccctagtgctctctccCCTCCTCTCAACTCGACGGCGAACAACCCTTTGGATCGAAGATCTTGTTTTCCATTCGGCCCACCTTCTCTTtgatttcaatcggttagtgtattACTATTGGGTTCATGATTTCTATTGTGATATGTGTGTTACATGATGTTATGATCCGGTATGATGGTTAAGAATGTATGATGAACAATAATGGTTATATGATAAGATGTTATGAATCGGTTTCGATATAGAGGTTAACCCGTTATAAGTTCATGATCGGATGTTATTGttgttaggatgcatgctagaaaaTCATGATTATGAGCCGAGTATTAAATCGTGATTGTGTTTGTTCATGTTGAtcggattagggttcataagaattgaatgacaaaaccttgttttgatcgaTTGGGTGATGACTAGAAACTGTTAATGATGTTAATTGGTTATCGTAATTCTGGAAACCATTTAATTGTTTGTAACCGAATTGCCCGATTTTTGGAATGATTGAACTAATCGCACAAACCGGACACGCAAATAATATCACACAAGTTAGACACAATTGGATAAGCACAATGTACTGCGTCACATTGCATGATCGTACAagatcttgtggatcgcacaagacagtgccgatcgcacaagatctTGGGCCACACACGGATCACTTAACTATTTCGCCGTTGGGCCTTAAGCCcaaacccgatcgcacaactgGCCGGGTCGCACAACCCAAttcagtcgcacaagatcacTATTGAACCGAGCTTACTGTTGTATCGCACAAGCTGAATTGTTGTTCAACCGATTGGGCTTTCAAGCCCAAACCTGATCGCACAATccgtccggatcgcacaagtcaacCCGATCGTACATGAtgtttggatcgcacaagattgttAATTGTTTATTGTTGTTGGGCCGTGTATGCTATTGGATCCCTTAGATTATTTGGACCGATTACCATTGGGCTTATCTTATTCGCACATAATTTGATtgttaaagtgttgccatgatctacgtgcttgtaacgtgttaacttgtgtgaaacatacgtgcattacttgaaccaaacctgacttgtatggtaaccctgttaggacgtgattgaccattcttaattcaagtaactttggtataacctgccgagcaatcccaggtgagttcattgcattttctcaagcatgcgtcccggtggtttgggacaactggtaaacatttggaagggaaacattgggtaaacaacttaatcggttttggttattgcctggagggcaatgggggggggggggtaattagttgatagcgctattaggtgggaaacctcacaccgggccgtaaggacgggcgtgaactaattatctgggtatggctatggttgttagaggcacactcctcggatacatatgggcacactccctagggtatctaacgaaggcaacatagcaatcgatcgttaaggggtacccactccccggatacacatgggcacactccctagggtatctaacatgagcaacatcgtaacgcaacattgaatcgcattaacatacatctggtaacgcaacacgttaacaaaaccttgaactcaccagcgtagtctgacacacttgtttgcatgcttgtaggtcgttaaccttggaacatggacttgctatctgggagtgctggagtggtcatggatcgaagctattggattacttataattgatacattggttttgagttttattatgaaacaattgctaaacgacttatcatatgcttccgctatataactctttgtGAATTGATATTATgcttgacatttaatcttggcaattaatgacatgttttatttaaatatttatcattggttcaatgtgattggtggctcaaactctgatgtgtaacacgccttgcggggtttccgcaggtggtattttgggggtgttacagtttggtatcagagccactggttatagtgaactaggttttaaaacgttttttaaaaccagactataaccaaacaacttcgaagatcgatcatgacactcaactccagattgcaaggttcgtttctctctctctttatacattacttgcttagcagtcacacactcacaacgtacatgaactgaaacatttaacaccatagtgacttgatagtgtgatactactcttcgactcatgtgaaccatagacctgtgataccatctgttgtgttgtttgaacgtgggaaactttgagcgcaagctaagaggcactgagataagcatgcaaattgccttattattatgggtgcacacttaataataacgtggggtgcatgcaagtcccagtgaggcttatcgagcgtgagaagggttctgccttactatgtgtaaacttggtagtacatagatatcagtatgatacttgacttccatctcgtttcgaatTTCTAAATCGGTTCATCTCCacatatagaatcatgagtggacgaggacacggacgtggcaacatcaacatgactcaggctgaggccttagcagcctatcaagctggtacggaatgtaccaagtactctttacttctataccacgtacacgtcttttcgcttctataatgtgtttccttccgtcatttaggtcagcaagcgcaaccccACAACAACCAGCCTGCGtgcacattcaaaatgtttatgggctgtaagccacagaccttcaccgggactgaaggggctgtgggacttctgagatggttcgagaaagcagagtctgtgtttgctatctgtaactgtcccgctggggacagggtgaaatatgctgcgggtaccttggcggatgttgccctaacgtggtggaacgcccaggtacagttgttgggcatcgaggcagcgaatgccacaacctgggaagactttaaagaactgatcagggaggagtattgtcctcgggatgaggtccagaagttggaaaacgagtactacgacttgaagatggttggatctgaagtcgaagcgtatgtgaagcgatcgtatgaactggccgacatgtgcccgaacttgtcccggcctatgtctcggaggattgagttattcatcaaagggttgcctcctcATGTGAAGAGTCTGGTTACTGCAGcgcatctcaatgatttgacacagattgtccgtttgacccacaagattgtggatcaagaagTAGAGAGTAACTCGTTACCACCGCGTATTTCAGCCACTTCTACTGCGGCACCCACTGCTACTacatctgctaatgataacaaacggaaGTGGAGCGACCACGACAAAGCacccagtgctggtcagactcagaaaaggccagacaacaacaacaaccgcagcatcagtcagtcgtcttctgtcaatcaaggccagggaagtggccacagccagggttcgtatgcagggaagaagccacggtgtaacaagtgtggctatcatcatttcggggcGTGTAGTCGGatgtgtaacaggtgtggtaaggcgggccatgaggccagggattgtaggacctcgcaacccaaacaccagcagcaacagaaccagcacaaccagagacaacagggacaacccctcagcagaaccagggttttaggaaggggtgctatcagtgtggggatgagggtcactttaagcgggattgccctcagctaaaccagaacgccaacgacaacaaccgcccgaataataacaatgctgggaacaacaacaacaacggcaataatgggggaaatggtgctcgcagcagagtgttccagcttggagcaggggatgccaggaatgacgacaacgttgtaactggtacgtttcctgttaacaatcgtattgcttctgtattatttgattcgggtgccgattggagttatgtgtccctagagtttagtcaacgatcagggataaccccaacacctttagaagttaaacaagtagtagaactagcagatggtaaaacgatagaagcctcgaatgtcctttttggatgcaaactagatctcgtgggtcaggtgtttgacattgacctccttcctgttacactcggtagttttgacatagtggtagggatggattggttgtccaagcaccaagcagaaattttgtgtaaggagaaagttgtgcgtattcctctccctgatggggagtcactgttagttcaagggcatcgtagtgggacgatggttgggattatcacggccatgcgtgcacagcagtatctacaaaaggggtatcctgcactgttagcgttagttaccaacgctcagcctgaagagagtaagatcgaggatctaccagtggtgcgagaattcgctgatgtgttcccagaggagctgccagggttacctcctcaccgtcaagtagaatttcagattgatcttgcgccgggagcggctccGATTGCTCGAGCCCCataccggttagcacctggagagttgcaagaactgtctaatcaactgcaagagttgttggacaggggctttattcgacccagttcttcgccttggggagccccagtgctgtttgtaaagaagaaagatgggtcattccgcatgtgtattgattatcgagagctcaacaaggtgaccattaagaaccgctatccgttaccacgcatcgacgacttgtttgaccagctgcaagggtcaagtttctattcaaagatcgacttaagatcggggtatcaccaggtaagggttagagaagaggatgttcccaagactgcttttcgaacgcgctacggacactatgagtttttggtcatgccgtttggattgaccaatgcaccagcggttttcatggatctcatgaaccgcgtatgtaagccatatctcgacgagtttgttatagtgtttattgacgacatcttagtctattccaagaacaaggaagatcacgagcgccacctacgtctcatcttggaacttttgagaagggaacagctgtatacgaaattttctaagtgcgacttttggattcgagaagtgcatttccttgggcacgttgttaacgagaaaggggtacatgtggatcctgcgaaggtggatgcagttaagaattgggcggcaccaaagactccgtctgaggtgcgccaatttcttggtctcgctggatactatcgaaggtttattagagatttctcaaaaatcgcgcaacctctcaccatgttaacacagaagaacacggtatactcttggggaacgaagcaggaagaggccttccagttgttaaagcagaaactttgcagtgcaccgatcttgtcgttaccagagggtaccgaagattttgtggtttattgtgatgcttcgattcagggtctcggttgcgtgttgatgcaacgcgagaaggtgatagcttatgcttctcgtcagctgaaggtgcacgagaagaactacacgacacacgacttggagttaggagcggtggtatttgcgttgaagatttggaggcactatctgtacggtaccaaatgcaccatctacaccgaccataggagtctccagcacatcttcgaccagaaagagttgaatatgcgacaacgacgatgggtggaattattgaacgattatgaatgtgccatcaagtatcatccgggcaaggcaaacatcgtagccgacgccctcagcaggaaggataatgcacctaggcgtgtgcgagcattgcaactcacaatccagtccaatcttccttcccagatacgagacgctcagttagaagcgttaaaaccagagaacgttcgagctgaagctttacgtggctcgaggcaacgactagaacgaaagggagacggtgcttactacgtaactggatgcatttgggtcccattctttggcaacttacgagaacttgtaatggaagaggcacataagtcacgttactccgtacatcctggatcagataagatgtaccatgacttaaaaactacgtactggtggcctagcatgaaggctcacatagcaacctacgtcagcaaatgtttgacttgtgctaaagtcaaagcggaacatcaaaagccctcaggtctactgcagcaaccagagatacccacctggaagtgggaacagatcgctatggattttgtgacaggattacccagaactcaggctgggaacgataccatttgggtgattgttgatcgcctcacgaagtcagcacacttcttagcaatcaaggaaacagacaagttttctcaattggcagcaatctaccttaaggaagtggtttctaggcatggggtgcctacttctatcatttcagaccgagatccgcgtatcacttcagagttatggcagtcaatgcataagtcgttcggttcccaactcgacatgagtaccgcttatcacccgcagacagatggtcaaagcgagcgcaccatccagacacttgaagatatgcttcgggcatgcgtactcgactttgggaaaggatgggagaagcacctaccgttgatagaattctcctacaacaacagctaccattcaagtattaaggcagccccgttcgaagcactatacggacgaaaatgccgttcacctctctgttggcatgaggtgggtgatagtcagatcacagggcCCGAGTTTGTGCTTcaggcatcagaaagcattgtgcagatccgaaaccgtatggccgcagctcgcgaccgccagaaaagctacgctgacaagcgtagtaaaccgttggaattcgaagttaatgatcgcgttatgttaaaagtctcaccctggaagggtgtggtgcgttttgggaaacgcggcaaactaaaccctcgttatgtaggaccattcaaaattgtagaacggattggaaaggtggcctacaggttggaattacccgctgagttgggtaatgtccatgatgtgttccacgtatcgcagctaaagaagtgtttggttgatgaaacactagtagtaccatttcaagagctgaagatagatgacaaattgcagtttgtcgaagaaccaattgaaattatggatcgggaagttaaagttcgtaagcacagccgcataccgattgtgagagttcgttggaactcaagacgtggtccagagttcacgtgggaacgcgaggaccagatgaaactcaagtatccacatttgttccccacagatcaggcaaaacctagcaaatttaatgttgatgcaactagtgaatttcgggacgaaattcccattcaagttggggaggatgtgacaccccaggaaaaccagtgaacgatataacttacctagttttaacttatctagctgctttaacttatctagctttctcagtgagtgcgtaccaaatttcgggacgaaatttccttttagttggggatactgtgacaactcgtaatttgaa from Helianthus annuus cultivar XRQ/B chromosome 10, HanXRQr2.0-SUNRISE, whole genome shotgun sequence harbors:
- the LOC110884775 gene encoding stemmadenine O-acetyltransferase; the encoded protein is MEIKIQSIQFIKPSKPTPENLRHFKLSLLDQLAPCSYINPIFYYSTSGEVENSARCGQLANSLSEVLNLYYPLAGRVTEDGLEVDCNDQGVKYLVTRVSTSLDDFLKQGPRIDHMRQLIAARDQDTTWLVTVQVNVFVCGALAIGVIASHKLTDGCNLVRFINQWARMNHACGGDGAFAPTYDKLDHLFPPVTNSSPGHSSDPVDQEAIVVTKRFLFNGTSISKLRAKAGSAKGEHTRVTLVASLLWKALIAMDRVKSGSFRDCLLTVAMNLRGKASSPVSKSTFGNVWAPYPIRFLQNETEPEFGDLVALIEDTTRNVIKWVQKASGEELCRHAKAGYALVDEELKQNKFCIFTSWCRFPIYEVDFGWGKPCWVTEAGSALEMVSLMDDKDGDGIEAWVSLNQKEMYVFERDHDILDFTS